The genomic region tttttttttttttttaattgtagagacagggttttgccatgttgcccagactcatctcgaactactgggctcaagagatccacccacactggcctcccaaagtgttgggattatggtcatgagccactgccccggccttttgttttgtttttaaataatggaaaacTTCAGTACTCAAACTAGAGAGCTCTTCCAGAGGAAGAGCTAGATTTAGATGTACTCAGCATGTCGTTACCATTCCAGGTGATGTTTTATGTTCTCTGTATATGGTAGAAGACAAGGGCCTGTGGACTTTTTATTAAaaggccagatggtaaatatttttggctttgcaggccCCTGTGACTGCtgaactctgccattgtagtacaaaagcagccacagacaatatgtaattgtcaaatgagcatggctgtgtttcaaGAAAACTtccatttacaaaaacaggcagtgagcTTTTGTGCATTTAGGAGAGactattaagaaagtgaaaagtggccgggcacagtggctcatacctgtaatcccagcactttgggaggccaaggcgggcagattacctgagatcaggagtttaagatcagcctggccaacatggtgaaacaccgtctctactaaaaatacaaaaattagccaggtgtggtgacacacgcctgtaatcccagctactcgggaggctgaggcaggagaactgcttgagcccgggaggcggaggttgcagggagctgagattgtgccactgtactccagcctggccgacagcgcaagactctgtctcaacaaaaaaaaaaaaaaaagaaaagaaaaaaagaaagtgaaaagtggccaggcacggtggctcgttcctgtaatcttagcactttgggaggccaaggtgggcagatcacctgaagtcaggagttcaagaccagcctggccaacatagtgataccccatctctactaaaaatacaaaaattagccaggcgtggtggcacccgcctgtaatcccagctacttgggagactgaagcataagaatcacttgaacccgggaggcggaggttgcagtgagccaaaattgtgccactgcattccagcctaggtgacaaagcgagactctgtctcaaaaaaatataaataaataaataaataaaaatacaaaagttagctgggcattgtggcacacgcctgtagtcccagctactcaggaggccgaggcaggagaatcgcttgaacctaggaggcagaggttgcagtgagccaagatctcgccactgcactccagcctgggagacagaatgaaactccgtctcaaaaaagaaaaaagaaagtgaaaagacattgccagaatgggagaaaatatctgcaactcaCATATCTTAGGAgggatttgtatccagaatatataaacaaaattcaacaataaaaagacaattcaggcagggtgcggtggctcacgcctgtattcccagcactttgagaggctgagctggacagatcacaaggtcaggagttcaagaccagcctgaccaacatggtgaaacccccgtctctactaaaaatacaaaatgtaggtgggcgtggtggcacgtggctgtaatgccacctactcaggaggctgaggcaggtgaatcacttgaacccaggaggcaaaggttgcagtgagccgagatcacaccactgcactccagcctggacgacagagtgactctctcaaaaaaaaaaaaaaaaagtaaaatgggcaaaggattttcatttttttgagatagggtctcactgtcacagccttgacatcctgggttcaagcaattctacctaagcctcccgagtggctgggaccacaagtatgtgccaccacacccgggtcatttaaaaagttgttttgtttgtagagacagggtcttaccatgtttcccaggctagtctcaaactcctgggctcaagctatcctacctcggcctcacaaagtgctgggattacaggtgttgggCCAACTGGCCTGGcctaaaatgggcaaaggactcgaacagacatttctccaaagaagagagATGGCCAATATGcacgtgaaaagatgctcaacattattaatcattagggaaatgcaactcaaaaccacaagataacatttcacacccactaggatgactGTAACAAAAAATAAGTGTTGATGAGGAAGTAGAGAAATTAGAACCTTCATACACTGCTAGCAAGAGTTTAAAATGGTTTAGCCACTGTGGTAAACAGTctccagtaattccactttcaGGTATACACAGATGAAAACATGCTAACACAAAAACTTGCATGCAAATGTCCATAGCCACGTTAtgatagccaagaggtggaaaaacctaaatatccatcatgtccattaactgatgaatggataaataaaatgtgtatccataaaagagaatattattcagccataaaaagaaaagtactgatacatgctacaacatggatgaacgttGAGAACATGCTAAATTAAAGAAGccagtcttggctgggcacggtggctcatacctgtaatcccagcactttgggaggccgaggcgggccaatcacctgaggtcaggagtttgagaccagcttggccaacatggtgaaaccctgtctctactaaaaatgcaaaaattagccgggcatggtggcaggtgcctgtaatcccagctacttgggaggaggagaatcacttgaaccctggaggcggaggttgcagtgagctgaggttgcgccattgcactccagcctggacaacaagagcaaaactccgtctcaaacaataataaaaataagccagtcacaaaatcccatgtactgtgtgattccatttaaataaagTGTATagaggccagccacagtggctcaacGTGCTGATTAATCTCGGCACAGTAGCTCATGATGCTGAGTAATCTCAGCTCAGTGGCTCAAAGTGCTGAATCTGAGCACTTTGgcaagccgaggtgggaggattgcttgagcgcaggaggttgaggctgcagtgagctgtgatcaagccactgcacactgcagcctggacaagagtgagaccctgtctcaaaaattaagtATAGAATAGGttaaatctatagagacagtaGAACAGTGATAGGCAGGCCTGGGGTAATAGAATGGAGAATGACTAATGGGGAGTGGGATTTTGAGGGTGGGGTGGGTGATAAACTTCCGGAATTAGATGCTGATAGTTGCACAGccttgtgaatatactgaaaaacCACTGACACACTTTTAGATGGTGTACGgtgtatgaattatatctcaatttaaagaaaaacaggcaatgggccagatttggcctgtcAGCCAtacatagtttgccaacccttggTATAAAACGAAGATGGAATTTCAAGAGCTTCAAgtcataatttattttgagacggtgtcttgctgtatcccagactggagtgtagtggcgtgatctcggctcactgcaacctctgcctcccagggttcaagcgattctcctgcctcagccttccaaggagctgggattacaggtgcgcaccaccacacccagctaatttttgtatttttagtagagacagggtctcaccatgttggaaaggctggtttcgaactcctgacctcaggtgatccgcccacctcggcctcccaaagtgctgggattataggcgtgagccaccgtgcccaatcAAGTcataatttattaagaaattcACATCCCCTTGCCTGTTTGGTTTCTACCTAAATGAAGTCATCTTCCCTCTGAAGTTAAAAATCAGTTTCCACAGATGTTTCTCTTCCACAAAACACTTCCTTACCTCAATTGCATCCAGAGTATCATtcagttgttttctttccttctgtttgtgATCAGTCTCAGGCCCCTCATAGAAGACTCCAAAGTTGAGGTACACTTGCACAGAACCGAAGTGATTATGCTGATTACTTAGACAAAGCTGATAAAAACCTGTAAGAATTCTTAGATCATTACCAAGTCTTTGGTCTCCTCCCCTTTGTTAAGGATTCCCTGGAGGTATCTGTCCTCTAGTTTTGGAATTCTACTACGGGACCTTCTTTTTACTTAGAAAGTACAAAGATCCCGTTTTTGACATGGAAGACACGGACCTTATGTTAAACTTATActaaatattacttatatttgGCCAAATTTTAGTAACTCGTTCTTTCCATACTGGGTAGTGGCAAACAATGTTTTCTCTTTAACATATAATTCCCACATCTTGTATTAAGGAACTCCTGCTCAACAGATGGAGTTGAAGTTAAGAGCATGGTGTTTGCCTGGTCCTTGTACACCATTAGAGCTAGGGACACCATCTTGAACTTGAAAttaggaaagacaaaaaaaaaaaatggatgcatAGTGCATGAAAGCAGCTCTCCTGGAGTGATTGCCTCCAAGGCGGTGTGTACAGTGACTCATGGTTTGGTTATATCTGTTGGGGCTGGGGTTGCCTCCCTTTGTGTGTGCGGGGGGGAGGGGGGTGCGGGGGGGAGGGGGGTGCGGGGTGGGGAGCGGGTGGGAAGGAGCAAGGTGGAAAGGACCGGTGGAAGATGGGTGGGGTGGGATTAGAAATATGTGGCAGTGTTTGAAAGTCAAAATGATTGGAAGGCACTACTGGCATGTAGCGGCCAAAGATGttcaagatctttttttttttttagacgagtctcgctctgttgcccagactggagtgcaatggcgcgttctcggcccactgcagtctctgcctccaggttcaagcaattctcttgcctcagcctcccaggtagctgggattacaggcgcctgccaccacacccagctaatttttgtatttttagtagagacggggtttcaccatattggtcaggctggtcgcaaactcctgacctcaggtgatccgcccaccttggcctcccaaagtgctgagattacaggtgtgagccaccgcgcccggcctgttcaaGATCTTTTAACACTGATACACATGCTGTGCTTCATAGTGAAGGACTGTCTGATGCCCCTGTtgagaaaatgtcttttttagTGCAGCTGGCTATTAAAGAGGGCAGTTAAGACACTGGTGCTCTCCAAAGTGGGACAGGCTTGACCTGGCTGGAGGAGTGCTTTGCTGTGGAGTGTGGATATCTCACATGGATATCatgcattttcttttgttctgaaTCTGCTTTTAGTAACTGACTCAAATATTCTGATGACTGGAAAGACATGCTTCCCCGTAATCCATTTGTTAATTGGAATTCTGTATTATAAATGGGTCTCTGTTTTTTGGTCACTTTCCCAGAATCTGATTAACTGGAGATGATGAGATAAAATTGAGCGGCTGAACCCTAGACTTAGAATGCTCACCTGGAGTGTTGCCCCCAAATCGTCAGTAGACTGCCAATTGGCATCCTTGGAGGTCAGCAGCCTCCAGGAACACTGGTTTTTGGTGTTAAAGGCTGAATTTTTTTCCTACTGTTAAAACATCTCTGTATACTTCCTCATTATTTCTGTAATTTCATAGGACCCTATGATTATTATAATAGCCATGGTAATGAAAACAGACCTGTCTCTTGGGTAGAGAAGTTAATCTGGCCCCGAACACCCTGGGAGGTGTCTATGAGAAATCCCTGTGGGTTATGTGCCGTGGCAGCAACATGCCGGTCATGTGACATCCCCACTGTCCGCTGAACCTGCCAAGACACATTAAATAGGTAGCAGAATCCCTGCTACATCACAAGGAAGCCAGCTGAGTGGTAAGATTGACGTCCCACAGTCATCAGCACAGCGGTCTCTCTCTGGGGTGGGACTGCCCAACCCCCTGCTGGGGTTTGGAGTTGATTGGAGGATTCTGAGGTATCACAGTGATGGTGTTAAGGGGAGGCAGCACAGCATTGCTGAACGTCTGCAATGTAAGAAACAGTACAGCAGGACAAAGAACTGCCCAGAATGCCAACAGCACCCGTGTGAAGAAGAAGACATGCCTTGCTCGGAACACACAGCTAGTGTGGATCCATTAAAATGTAtgattctgggctgggcgcggtggctcacgcctgtaatcccagcactttgggaggccgaggtgggcagattacaaggtcaggagttcgagaccagcctggctaacatggtgaaaccctgtctctacttaaaaaatacaaaaattagcctggcatggtggcgtgcgcctataatcccagctactttggaggctgaggcaggagaattgcttgaaccccggaggcagggattgcagtgactcgagatcatgccactgcactccagcctgagtgacagagcaacactctgtcaaaaaaaaaaaaaaaagtacgatTCTGGctgtagaattttttattttttttgagacagagtcttgctctgtcacccaggctggagtgcagtggagtgatcttggctcactgcaacctccacctcccaggttcaagcgattctcctgcctcagccacctaagtagctgggattacaggcacatgccaccaagcccggctaatttttgtatttttagtagagatgcgttttcaccatattggccaaggtggtctcgaactcctgacctcaggtgatctgcctgccttagcctcccaaagtgctgggatgacagatgcgagccaccgcacccggcctggctGTAGAGTTCTTGAATGAACTTGCTTGGTGGTTGAGCTCCCCAATGATGTCCCAGATTTGAGCATTTGCTGCTTGGCAGTGCACACCTACAACAAGCACTCCATGGACACTCGCTCCCAAGCTAGATCTTGATTAGCCCAGGCCACAGTGAGCTTAGTAGTGGCTGCTGTTCTAATAGAAATTCAGAGGTAAGAAAAGTCTCTgataagtttatttaaaataaatgttgttaCAGTGGAGTAAGATCAACAAAGTCTATTACTAtgtaaacaaaaattagaaagttaACAGATTTCTAAGATAAagaacaaaggaaatgaacagccTCTAACTTTCATACTGAGTTCACCATCCTTGGACAGCATGATATAAGACCATAGTATGGGTAAAAGTACTTGACCTTTGAATAAGTAACTTGAAAACACTTACCGTCCTAAAACAAAATAGGATTAACTGGCCGAATACAGAAAACTTGACCTAGTGAATCTCTGACTTGCCAGAATTGCTCCTAAAGGCAGCAGAACCTTTACTCCCCCACCCCATAAGCTGAAGCAGCCTTCTTTGAAATCTCTGGATCAGTCTCCAAAGCACCATTAtccaattttgttttaatatattaaaaatgtattctctccCCTCTCGTCCCCAAATCCGAATACATGTAATGATTACCTCTTCAGGGAGAGGCACCCCGTCTGCCCCATGGCTTTGAGCATGGCCCCTGATGTAAGAAGCCAAACCATATGTTTTAGCTCCTGTTGGTGATTATTCACCCAGCTGGAGTTTCCCTCTAACTGCAGGTCCATTTCATTAACAGGTGGGGAATCACAGCATAATAAAGACAACCAGACCTTGTTTTGGCCTAAAACCTGACCCACTTTAtgagtaaaggagaaaaaaaaaaaagccccccaGTATGGCCAGTCACCCACATACCTCGTAACTGAAATAGAAGTATCCAGTCTGGTGGGCAAATTGCCAAAAGCATTCCGTGCCTCCTGGAGGTATCATGATGGCAAAGTCATATCGATCAGCTCCACGGAAGAGTGGCTGGTCCCCAGAGCCACTTAGAGGTTCTGTCTTCTGGCTCCTGGCAGACGTCACTAGATTCAGAATGACCAGCCCAGCCCCAAAGAGCAAAGGGGACATGCCGCTTTCTGGAGCCTCCTCTGCAGGTGAACTGCTCGCAGCCCAGGGAAATCAAGTCGTTCAGACAACCGCTGGGCTAATGATTAACTCCACAAGTCACATTACGGCCCATTTCAGGGCCATACATAGATATTCATCATAGAACTGCCATGATACTCCCATGTTTGGCTCGCAGGAGGAAATTTTGCTTTCACCTCAAAAACTCAGTGGCTTACCAAACCTACTTCATGGGTGCTACATAGAATCTACCGCCTCAGAAGAGGTCTTTCCACCCTTCATTAGGGCTGTCATTTTTTAGTTCCTGCTTCTTGGGGATATAATACTGGGTAAGTTTACAACTTCTGAATACACTGACAAAAAGTTGGCTGGGGGGATTGTTCTCTTACATCAAATTGCTCCTATAAACACATGGGGCAACACTTCTCTCTCCCCAATGCTGCAGCTCAGAGCAAATCACAGCATGtgtgtgcaaagatgtaaatggATGAATACAGTGCCAGAGGATGGTGCTTAGACCCCTCCACTGACAGTCCTCGTCCTGATGCCTTTCACCTAACGGTCACCTAAAGCTATCCAAACCCACTGAAAGACAATTATATTATCCAAagcctcaatcttttttttttttttttttttctgagatggagcgtagctttgtcacccaggctggagtgcagtggcacgatctctgctcgctgcaacctccacctccccggttcaagcgattctcctgcctcagcctcctgagtagctggaattacaggtgcctgccaccatgcccggctaatttttgaatttttagtagagacaggattttactatgttggccaggctggtctcgaactcctgacctcaagtaatccacccgcctcggcctcccagaatgctgggattacaggcatgagccaccacgcccggccttgatCTTTCTTTTATTCAGGACTTCTTCAGCACACATGGGGGAAAAAACTATCCAGAACCCACTTAAAGACAATTATATTATTCACATCCttaatctttattcttttattcatgaTTTCAACACCCACCTCCTTCATGGCAGGCACTGAGCTAAGATTTACCTGCATCTTATTTTATTCTCACAATAGCCCTGCAAGGGAGGTATTGTGAGCTCTGGCAttagagatgaggacacagacattcagagattccagtggtggctcacgctccCACAAGCACACCTGGCAGAGCTGGGTCCCCGGTGGGGGCTCATGCTCTTAACCACCAGGCAGGACAGTGTTTCTCATTCTCAAGCTGTCAGTCTCTGAGTTCTGACACTGCCTAACCATTTTTCagtcctaatctttttttttttttttttttttttttttgcttccttgaGATGGtatcactctgtcttccaggctagagtgcagtggcacaaacatagctcactgcagcctcacccccttgggctcaaacaatcctcccacctcagcctcccaagtagctggacccacaggagtgcaccaccacacctggctgatttttgtattgtttgtagagacgaggttttgccatgttgcctaggctggtctcaaactcctgggctcaagtgatccccatgctttggcctcctgaagtgctaggattacaggtgtgagccaccgcgcctagccttagtcataatcttaaaaaacaaaaagcaaaacagcatTAACACCTTCCAGCAATTATTTGCATTGACTCAAAGTGTCACAAGCTAAGTAGGCAGAAAACAGACTCTATACATGGGGTTCAGTTCTAGCAAAGGCCAAATGACAGCACAGCACTCTGGGAGCACAGTGGCTCTATGGCAGTCTTGCTCAAGTGACAGAAGAGTCTGGGAACTTCTATCAGCACACGTGGCAAAGGCATCCCCCACCCGAGTCCCACCACTGTCGCAGTCCTAGCACTGGTCATGCCATAAGCAGTGACTTGGTTTCGGCGAAACAATCGTCAGTTCATAGTAAGTTTTATAGTTCTACAGAAGCTGTAAACATAGTTTTATCTTTGCACACATTTCaataactataataaaaacaacactgaattatgtgaaaaaatattaatgaacatAGGCATTCTCAAGTTTAAGAAACACTGatgccgggagcggtggctcacgcctgtaatcccagcactttgggaggctgaggcgggcggatcacgaggtcaggagatcgagaccatcctggctaacacggtgaaaccccatctctacgaaaaatacaaaaaattagccaggtgtggtggcgggtgcctgtagtcccagctactcaggaggctgaggcaggagaatggtgtgaacccagaggcggagcttgcagtgagctgagatagcaccactgcactccagcctgggtgacagagtgagactccatttcataaataaaataaataaataaataaataaataaataaaaagaaacactgaTTAGGATATTTTGTTTCCCTAAATGCATCAGTTTCACTCCTCTACCTGGAGAGTGCCATTGACTCACATGAGAGTTAAGGGGAGAAAAGCTTCTGGATTCTAATCCGGTTCAGAGGAGACCAAACCAGCTGCAGGCAGAAGGCGGCTAGCCTGAAAGGAGCTCAAGTTCTCAACTTCTCCCTGTGGTTTCAGTTGGGGTTGATTGATAGAAGAACAATAGGTACTAAACCCCAAAATGCA from Pan troglodytes isolate AG18354 chromosome 18, NHGRI_mPanTro3-v2.0_pri, whole genome shotgun sequence harbors:
- the TMED6 gene encoding transmembrane emp24 domain-containing protein 6, producing MSPLLFGAGLVILNLVTSARSQKTEPLSGSGDQPLFRGADRYDFAIMIPPGGTECFWQFAHQTGYFYFSYEVQRTVGMSHDRHVAATAHNPQGFLIDTSQGVRGQINFSTQETGFYQLCLSNQHNHFGSVQVYLNFGVFYEGPETDHKQKERKQLNDTLDAIEDGTQKVQNNIFHMWRYYNFARMRKMADFFLIQSNYNYVNWWSTAQSLVIILSGILQLYFLKRLFNVPTTTDTKKPRC